The Magallana gigas chromosome 6, xbMagGiga1.1, whole genome shotgun sequence genome includes the window TCTCCGATGGCGTATGAATATGATAATTTctcattttcaatcaaaataataatcttTCACAAATTGAGTACATTATTCTATAAacaaagtaataaaatgtaatatgtttCTATTTTACAAAGACTGAAAGGAAGAAATCACTTGTAAAATTTAACGGATATAGTTCTATTTCTTCTGAGCCGGAAGAATTAGTAAGGTGGCTCAGTCGAACCAACAGATTTTTGAACACAAAGTAGGGAACGGATCTTTTTCTTTTAGGTGGTCAGCTTAAACCTATTTATGATGGTTATGGCTGAGAAAAACCTTGTTGATATCAGGAATGGTAGACGATCAAGGTGCTCTTCGCCAAATGAATCAGACGATAGCAGTGATGATTCCGATCATGGTGAGTTGTCGTCCTTGTCGTGCTGGCATTGTTATACCTTTCGCATGTTAGGGGaaataaatgatttgaaaagaatacagtttaaaataatatcgcaaattacatgttttgttacacgttttctctcttttatatattctttttatttatgcttaTTTTTCTCGATTtagtatatcatatataatCATTAATGAGTTTGTTCTAATACTGCGACTAATAAATATAAAGGGAAGATAACTCGAACatgaaattgtaattaatattctGCTTTTTAAAATAGAAGTGCATGCTATTGAAACCAAGGGAAAGGttgtaatgaattataaaaagcattgaaacaaattaatttttcattgaataaaATTCCATAAAGTATTTATTGAACAGGAAAGTATATAGCAATAGCTTCagttattttgatttatctgaaacagtaatttattttcatagaaataGGGTTGAACTGTAGACACAGTCTATTTTTGTTCATTCCACGAgcacaatgttttaaaaaacgatTATAGTGATCATTCAAGATGAGTTTTAATTAATACTTTAACCTTATTGGGTTATAATAGCCAATTTCGGATATATACTATTGCCCAAAATGGGATAAaaattttcagtgcaaaaaggaaaaaaaattatttgttactttttaatataaatcttcataaaatgaatgcaatatatttttgatgaaaattagTGAGATTGCTCTCTAAGAGAACAAAAATTAGTtggttgaaaatgaaaatgattatcATTTTGAGGTTCAGATTAATCAAATGGTGAATTTTTTGTGAAACATTTTAGGAAGTGGCATCTTGGACCTCTCTGGGCATGTTTTGACCTGGGGGTTTTTTGTTCCCAATATGGCATTTTTTAGGAAgccattttgcaaaaaaaaaaaaaaaaaagaggggaaACTTTAGTCCATTGGTGTGGGgttaaattattcaaatgcaTTTAGTGTTTTTTTCCCCTGAATATTAAACATTATCTTTTTTAGACACATTTCACGTATACactgtaatgatttttttttaaagacaagaTATGAGTTATCAGTGATTGAGACTCATTACAGAGTATGATACTGTGGACTCAGTATGATATATAATCTAATCCAAAATGTGTGAATAAATTCAGTGCTCCAAGTCACAATTGCTATCAGGTCGCTAAATGGTgaccaacaatttttttaggTCCCCATTTCAGAATTTATGGTCGCcatcaaaaaataattcactCGCCATAATAActgataataattttataaccaagttaaatatgaaacaaataataaaactcCTGTATATACAGTAACATATATCCTTTATTACACTTTAACaaattgacaatttaaaatatgcagTCAGCAGGATTGGAGGCCTACTCTTGTGGAAGTTAAATGGCATTTGTGTGTctttattttctgtattttcaTCGTCTTGTTTACTCTTTTTTGTAAACCCAAACAACAGAAGCCCTGGCTTTCATTTTTCCGCCATTGTGGCCACGTGATTGACAATGTTAATCTACATTTCAGCGATGCTTGATTCAAGCtaacatttattcaaacattacaTTGACCGAgagttaattttttgttaatttcgaTTACGATGAATTTTGATCCCGATCACGACAAATTTCGATCCTGAGACGATCGCATGTCCAAATTTTCTCGGTTGCGAAAATGCGAGTTACTATGAAATTTTGGTcgcaaaattgaaattttagtcGCAAATGCGACAGTTTTAGTCGCAACTTGGAGCACTGTAAATTGGAAATGAATCTTAGCTAAGAATTAACTAAATATTTTGAATGGAATGGGGTGGGAGAGGTCAATGTGTTTCAGTTCATTATTTATGTTCTTTTATATAAAGTTTTCTACCAAATTAATCTACAGTTATTTACCTCAAATTTCTCACAGGTTTCTACCTTATTTAAAGTTTAAGTCTACccaatgtcaattttttttcaagaaggAGGTGGAATGCGTGTTGGCAGTGACTATCAGGCCAAAGTTCCAGAATACAAACCAGGTCTgtgtttgcaaaaaaaaatcaatatattttgattatgtATGAATAATATTGAGATTTGTAACATTTggaatattatattatgatataGAAATAAAGCCAGACCCCAGAAATGATGCTATTCTTGTGTGGGCCCCAGCTATTGATCTCTCAGATGGAAAAGGTAAGAATCACCTAAATAAGAACAAAGTCGTTAAATTGATCCTTCATAATCATCAGGCGAGATGCTTATTTgccttaattttattttcagttgatGAGTATGTTAATATTGCTAAAGAAAAACATGGATATAACACAGAACAGGTACCTTATTGTTGTTTTATAGTTctattgaaagaaaattttaaaagtatagAAGAGTTGAAAAGATTATCTCTGCTCTTTTCATTTTTAAGGCATTAGGAATGTTATTTTGGCATAAACATAACATTGAGAAGGCCCTGGCTGATTTACCTAATTTTACTCCTTTCCCTGATGAGTGGACCGTTGAGGATAAAGTCTTGTTTGAGCAGGCCTTTAGTTTTCATGGGAAGAGTTTTCACAGAATTAGGCAGATGGTGAGTAACATTAGAATGGAAAAGAGCCATATTCAGATGAATAATCACCAATCTCATCCGATTAAAATCAGCTGTTCTGATAACCTACCACTAACATCTAAAACAACGCGTAGAGGTCACGTTCAAACGACCTTTTGATAAACTAATGAAACTGTCAAAACTCTGCCAGCACAAATGGAGCATTCATTCATGGTGGCCACTTTGTTGAGAAAAGTCCTCACTCCCAGGAAAACGTATCTTTATGTACTAATATAtgcattgtatttgtttttgcaGACATAAAAAAACTGTCTAAATAAAAAGGCTTGAAGTGCAATTAACGACACAGGCATCTTTTTGTTATTGTTACTTCTCCCaacaatatttaagaaatgccAATTGTGATTGGTTGGAAAAGGTTATGACTTTATTTTttagtgctgaaacgaataccataaatcagtattcgaatattcgtgaGTACTATTCGATtcgtattcgaatattcgtagACGTCATAGACAATGTATTAAGCATACTAGTATatgatagtttgtattacgaAGTGGGTGTATGTGTAGACTGCTTAAACATGTCAGTTCGAAGTTGACACTTAATGCATGAGTATCCATTGAATTGGGtgcgcatttaatttttaagcaaataataatatactgattttttaaaaatttccatcaactacaatcaaaagatttattacttctttaataatatactgcAGTCCTGACTCCTGGATGAGACCGATACGTAACTTCGTAAGTCAGTCCAAATTTTTCCGCCATGTTTGATATagtattaaacagaaaactgaTAGCGCTCATAACTCCGGAAAtgttctgtttatttaaaaaaaaaaaccaattgtaTCGAGGTatcttttagaaaaaaactttcgATGTACCTTTCGATATTAACTCTCCGTAGCTCACACTCGTTCAAACagttaagcaatttttttcctCAGCGTCTGATATGAATTGAACAATCCAGAATGTTTGTCTCCGATCGATGTAAACCCTGCTTTTACTTTCAAGGTAAACAAGCATGGCGGAGGATCTATTACTGGGTTAAATAATAGACTCTACCAAGCATGGCAGTCATAGATGGCTTTATATTTACTTTCGTTCcgagtaaaatgaaataacacgaTGCTGCATAGTTTACAGTGCTTGATATGGGTGTTTAACATGTGATCAAATATTCGAATGCTAAATATACATtcgaatattagaaatttactattcattcgcgaatattcaaacatttgtttcagcactgttatttttgaatatttattttctcgGGTCCTTTGAACATTACCTCTAAGCAGGTTGTTTCAGATGTCCGAGATCAGTAGTATATCAGAACAGCTGATTTTAATCGGATTGAGTAACCACAAAGAATTTCAGACAGAGTTACTTTTTTGCTTCTGTGTACTATTAATGTAGTTTATCAGTATCTCTTGGTTAAGGGAGCACACCACGATCATAGTCACTGTTCTTTCCATACAGTTACCAGATAAATCCATTGCGAGTCTAGTCAAGTACTATTACTCCTGGAAGAAGAGCAGATCACGTACCAGTCTGATGGACAAGCAGGCCAAGAAGCTGAGCAAGACAGGCGACAGGTATGTTAATTTTATGTTAAGATGAGAGAAAAAAGCAGTATTCTGAAGTGAgaattataaatatgaaatctTACTGAACCTTtgtgaatgtatttaaatagtGATGAAGAGTCTGATTCCAACGGGAAACGCTCAGGTGATGAAGAGGAAACTCCTAAAGAGAATGgggtaaatttatttatatggATAGCACACCATTtcaatttcaaactttttatgccccccttcaaagaagggagggcatattgctttgctgctgtctgtcggtcggtcggtccaccaacagtttccgttcattttcttcgtggaggatgaacatattgaaatgaaatttggtatgtacatgtttatcatgataatatctaggtcaagttcgatattgggtacgattgagcaattttggacagagttatggcccttggacgtagaaaaattctagttatttgcagtttccgctcattttcttctcagagtatgaacatattggaatgaaatttggtattctgtaattcaggtttatcatgataatatctaggtcaagttcgatattgagTACGATTGAGCAATTTTGGACAGAGTtgtggcccttggacgtagaaaaattctagttatttgcagtttccactcattttcttcgcagaggatgaacatattggaaGGAGAtctggtatacaggtttatcatgataatatctaggtcaagttcgatattgggtatgattgagcaattttcgacagagttatggcccttggacatagaaaaattccagttatttgcagtttccattcattttcttcgcagagtatgaacatattgaaatgaaatttggtatacaggtttattatgataatatctaggtcaagttcgatattgggtatgatagaggaattttcgacagagttataccccttggacttaaaaaaattccagttatttgcagtttccgtttattttcttgtggatgtttccaagggaggggggcataattgttttacaaacatctcttgtttataTCTGATTGAAACAAATGGAAAAACTATTTTATAGAAGGAGGAGAAAGACACCTGTGGGAATTGTGGCATCAGGACAACCCAGCTTCATATCACTCCAAAAGGATCCCTTTGCAATTCCTGCTATCAGTATTGGaggtatttatttaaaatcattgttATCAATATTTCAGGTTTTCAGTAATTAATGTGCGCATAAGTTTGAAAGCGtgcacataaaaaaatatcattcttcTCTAAATTCGGACTCCCTCTGCGGGTGAtctatagtgatcagtctgtctgtcCACCCGAGATAACTAAACTGGAGTAGATCTTCTCTCCCCATAGCCTTATCTGGCTTAGactggagcatatcttctctccccatAGCCCTATCTGGCTTAGAttggagcatatcttctctccccatAGCCTTATCTGGCTTAGAttggagcatatcttctctcccaaTAGCCCTAACTGGCTTAGACTGGAGCATATCTTCACTCCCTATAGCCTTATCTTGCTTAGAttggagcatatcttctctccccatAGCCTTATCTGGCTTAGactggagcatatcttctctccccgtAGCCCTATCTGGCTTAGAttggagcatatcttctctccccatAGCCCTATCTGGCTTAGactggagcatatcttctctccccatAGCCTTATCTGGCTAAGAttggagcatatcttctctctcCATAGCCTTTTCTGGCTTAGactggagcatatcttctctccccatAGCCCTATCTGGCTTAGACTGGAGCAGATCTTCTCTCCCCATAGCCCTATCTGGCTTAGATTGGAGCAGATCTTCTCTCCCCATAGCCCTATCTGGCTTAGACTGGAGCAGATCTTCTCTCCCCATAGCCCTATCTGGCTTAGACTGGAGCAGATCTTCTCTCTCCATAGCCTTTTCTGGCTTAGactggagcatatcttctctccccatAGCCCTATCTGGCTTAGACTGAAGCAGATCTTCTCTCCCCATAGCCCTATCTGGCTTAGactggagcatatcttctctccccatAGCCCTATCTGGCTTAGactggagcatatcttctctccccatAGCCCTATCTGGCTTAGACTGGatcatatcttctctccccatAGCCCTATCTGGCTTAGactggagcatatcttctctccccatAGCCCTATCTGGCTTAGAttggagcatatcttctctccccatAGCCCTATCTGGCTTAGACTGGAGCAGATCTTCTCTCCCCATAGCCCTATCTGGCTTGGactggagcatatcttctctccccatAGCCTTTTCTGGCTTAGactggagcatatcttctctccccatAGCCCTATCTGGCTTAGACTGGAGCAGATCTTCTCTCCCCATAACCCTATCTGGCTTAGactggagcatatcttctctccccatAGCCCTATCTGGCTTAGactggagcatatcttctctccccatAGCCCTATCTGGCTTAGACTGGAGCAGATCTTCTCTCCCCATAGCCTTATCTGGCTTAGATTGGaacatatcttctctccccatAGCCTTTTCTGGCTAAGACTGGAGCAGATCTTCTCTCCCCATAGCCCTATCTGGCTTAGactggagcatatcttctctccccatAGCCCTATCTGGCTTAGACTGGAGCAGATCTTCTCTCCCCATAGCCctatctggctcatacttcaaaTTAATCAAGCTTTTTGGTTAaggggtgtgcagtgaccttgaattaAGTTTCAAGgttaaatgttaaagtcataGCAAATCTCCTTAGAATCACGTTTTAGACAGTAAATTATTTCCTGTAAGCTTAATCTTGCTCAGATTAAACCCTAATAATGCCTGTTGGGGAGGGGTTattagatttattaaaaattgtttgccAATTGTTATATATCTCagtcaggtcaaggtcaaagcaaaatcctCTGAAATGCTCATCATCCAATTTTCCATTATTAAAGCGaggccctttgagatggtcaccatttTAATGATGTCTAGTTTAGAAAGTAGTCTAAAGTGCTGTGTGTTCCTAAAAGTGTTTTATAATCCAAAGCAATTGCTAATCTGTGATGCACCAAATCAGTTGTTACAATGCAACatattgaaaaaattcaaatcaaagaaaacaaatcaaagatctgttttaatttctttgagtGAGTTACAGTGTTACAAAGTAGAAAATCTGAGTTTGTTGAGTGGTACTGGTACATACTATGAAACCTTGAATAGACTTTTTGGAGAAGGTACTCTCCGTTGACCGATTAGTGATCATGCTTACAGGAGGACCGGCGTGATGAGAACGGCAGGCCCCAAGAGACACGACCATGGACAGCACCGTCACAACCCAATGAAGCACAAGAGGAAGCCACCCCGAGGAATGCACCTTAACTATGAGGACCTACAGGTCATTGTGAATGGGCCACTGAGTCAGGCTGACGCCCTGCTCAAATCGCTCGATCAGGAGCTAGTGTCCCTCAAAAGACAGGTAGTTATCTGTTCCTGTTAAGAATACTGTAAATATATTGTGTGTATATTTAATGTGTACCACATTTGGCAGAAATTTGCTTTTCCACAGATTTGTTAAGAGCATTTCTGAGTGTACCTATTTGTAAAcctaccgtatttttcggggcataggccgttattttttttctccgatgAGCAAGCCCGGGCCTATCCCCCGGTATCGGCTAATCGTAGACTCAgagttgaaaaaattaaacagcaaaatataaaatccacaGTTTTTATCCATTGTACTGTTGTAGCAGTTTATTATgagggttggttttttttttcatccgtttgaactattgttcgatAGTTGTCCCGTTGATAAATTTTCTAATGACATTGTGAGTACCGTATTGTCGCATGTATAACACGCactttttttcagccaaaatttgatcaaaagtgggGGTGCATGTTGTACATAGGACAAAATTTACCCCTTTTTTTCAAGCCGTGATTCTTGATACCACGGGAGTAGTGACTGCCGATATAGCCTGTTGTACATAAGAAACTCTTTACGAAGtgtcaaatgatatttgataccgCCCACGTAAATCATGCCGTCCCTTTGAagtaaaattgtaagaactttGACTCTAATATCGCTTGGGCCATGTTCCGATCACGAAATTACAGTAATTGCGCTTgggttataaaattatcattgaaCATCGATAGCTATTTGGAAAAATGGCGGCCGTCGATTTTCATCGCTGTGCTATGTtccgatcacaaaattaaagaaattgcacATGGATTATAAAATTAGTATGAAACATCGATAGTTTAAGGAAAAATGGCGGCCGTTGATTTCGCCATTTTttgggtgcgtgttatacataggaGCTGCTGTTTTTTCGCCATTTTGGGGTCAACTttgggggtgcgtattatacacgagtGCGTATTATGCACGATACATTACggtaataaaatgtacagtactgtatgaggtatttctttacaaccccaatcaaaagattttttttcccacgttcgtgtatgaaccctggaaactattattgcgtagtaaaaaagaaaacgaaaccgggtagaatgtaatatgacggaatttttgtgaattcttCATGTCTGCGTTCGTGGGAATTACTGGTCTTGGGTGTAGAATGAATTAAatgctttgtgtttttacaattaattttctgttggatgaaaaaacggtattctggtgtcgtgtgtatatacaaaggtgtgaaccCCGTGACTAAAACACAGCCTGGGGGCACATAGTGTACACCGTTACACTTCATTgcattaaatgtgttttttacgttacaacttctctgcataatggcaagtcactatttaattaattaatagaaagaacacaaattaaatattttatgtttgctatttcgttttctcattcatagcgattacgggggataactctatttgaatatgaaacccTGTGTTGAGCTAATGGATGCCATACCCCGTATTTACAAGtagctttcaaagtataacttgaTTAGATGAAATTTAGCAATaaggtattaataaaatataaaaggtttggtaaaatattatacttagttTTACCAGACAGAACCACGGAGGttggtgttgcaattaaatttacactatgtaaaattacgataCGTAATGATACACCGACGAATACGGAAGAGACCAAACAGCCACAAAACAcagatgtatttttaaaaattgcttaaaatatatatgttaagcaaatttaataactttaattactcttttgactttctacatcgatattctgaaagtatatacttaatacGATGACTTCCTTAATCAGCGGTCATACTTTCACTAAAGTAATCATCGATTGAAAATCGGCTTATCCCCCAATTCGGCTAGTCTAAGGATTTTCcttgaattttgtctaaaaatgagcaattcggccTATGCCCCACATCGACATATGCCCTGAAAAATACGGTATATGCTTGGAATTTAGTGATGTATTTCTTTTAGTGGAACCTGCTTTccacaaaaatgtttattataataGACAGACAAATGTACAATGTAGTATGGGTACTTCAGTCATATTCTTGTTGTAAAAATCACGActaaatattacaattattacaGAACACTCAGgggtttttctttctttacatGACAGGTTCAGAATAATAAACAGATGCTCAGTCTGCAGAAACACAAGATGGTAGCAGGGATTGATGATGTGAAACCTCCGGAGGTAAGCTGTGGGTCAGGTCACAAGAAAGAATGGGGAGAGATGTCATGATGCTGAGCTGTTGTtagagtttgatttttttttatatggatCCATAAATAATCATAGAgaagataaataaaatgcaaatgaaTGATATAATGATCATTACCAAATATTTCAAGTGTGCTTACTTCTTTCTGTTTAGACAAACCCAAGAATCAATGCCAGGTGGACAAATGAAGAACTGCTCCTGGCTGTTCAAGGTCAGATTTAATAAGATCATTTTGCATGTTAATTTAAGCAGTTATAACATTGAGTTTGTTACAAAAAGACCAACTCTGTAATCTAACAGTTTTTGCATTTGATGTTAATGTAAATCTCCACTTTATTTACAGGTGTGCGTAAATATGGCAAAGATTTTCAAGCCATATCAGAAGTGATTGGGAACAAGACTGAAGCCCACGTCCGCAgtttttttgttaactttagGAAAAGATATAATTTGGATGAAGTTTTAGCAGAGTATGAAGCTGAGCATGGAAAATCAGACTCATCAGACAAGcttgaaaatgatgaaaaagagGATGAAAAGGTGTGAAATTCTTCAGAGACAAGATTTATCACCAATTACAATACATTTCTGATGAGGTCAAACTATTTGTTCTAATATTGCTGAATTATTTTGAACACCTAAAGATGGAAGTCGAGATCAAGGAAGAGATCAACGGAACAGAGGATTCAGCCAATACCAACTCCCCTGCCTCATCTTCTGCCCCGCCCCCTCTGCTAAAACAGCCTCAGGCGCCGGGGCTGAAGGTTCCTCAGATAGCTCAGCAGTCAAGGTATAAGGACATTCCAGATGTTTGGTTCTCTCTGTACTAATTCTCTAGCTttggttatttttatattttgttatggCTTCTTTTTGTGCTTTCAGTTTTGCTTTCATTTACTTTCTCTTTTCAATTAGCCCACCACCAATGGAAAGTTGATGTTGGCCATTGATAGCCTCCTAGGTAGGGAAATAGTAGATCAATCGCTACATTTAGATCATGACCCTAGCATTCTTTGTAATCTACTCACTGGCCTTATTTTGAACATTTACATCATGACTAATAGCAAAGTAGATTGGGTAATGATATATCACTCATATCTTTGATAACATGGCTTTAATCATTCAGTTTGGATAAATACCTGTAGCTTGCATTATCATAATTCAATCAATACAATCAGATTTTGGAGCTTAGTCATAGCATTCAGATCATAGCTCATCTATTATAGCCTGGTCTGTAGATAAACAGTATTGGAAACAGTCTGTGTTGTTTCTCTCataacatactttttttttagtctattgattttaataatttcattgatatttatcCCAACATAttagatttattaataaatcttTTATCATGTCATTCAAATCATAAAACCCAGCACAATAAATAGCTGATTTATGGGAGAGGGTATTAAATCTATCGTGATTTGGAATAAGGAAACAAGCTATCATcatcattttatctttttctctCTGATTGGTTGATTTCTGATTATCATTACTAACAGCTCTGTAAATGCTGGTTTTACTAATATTTTGTCAATGCTGGTTTTACTAACTTTGCATGGTTCCCAGCAAAGACAAAATTCTTAACAGatgttttgtatttgaattGAGTAAAGACAATtagtgtaaaaaataaataatgttaaatatatactggtaatttatatgtatatcattcaaattatatttccacggaaaaaataaattttatgtaatCTGGTACTTGTGTTGATTTTGGTGATTCTGTAAATATATCAATGCTCATTTAATAGTGATGCTTTGTTTACAGATTGAACCCCCCACAGAGGACAATTTTACAACAGCCTCCCCCCTTGATTCGTCCGGCCTCAAGTGTCCCAGCTCCTAAATCGGTCACTTCGTCTTCTTGAAATCAGAACCACCAAAGCCTTGATCTGACAACACCAACTGATGACTTTACACCATCACAGTTTGCCACCCATGAGATATAGATGGAACAATTTTTTATAGTCTTTATACGTATATGTTCTTTGTTATGTCATGTGTCatttaattatgttgacatCAGGGAACTTTCCATTATAATATAAACAAACCTCAACATGTGGGTTTTGTTTATGATCTCTTCAAAATGTCAAGCTTAGGAGAGAGTGTGTTTAAAGGAATGAGGGTATtgtggtcttttttttttttttatagatttctaGATTGTAGAAAAAGCAGtattcatttcatatttcatcCATACATTCTCATTGGCTACAGAATTTGAGAGTGAGGCGTTGGCCATCCCCATTTTCAAATTCTATAtccaattaatttattttctttacttaattcatatgaattatttatatgtgcacttgttatttcattttttgtcaGTAGTGTATATACATAACTTCATATCATTTCTATATTGACCATTTTTTATTGTGAACTATATTTATGTAACCATTAAACTGTCTTTTTGCTTttcaagtataaaaaaaatgggaATTTGtctctcattaaaaaaaaatagaatttaatgtGCTGTCcacattttatgatatattgACCTAAAAATTAGAGACCAGGTTTGTTGCTTTTGTAGAGGTACTTGCTTGAGAATATTGATTGCTATTGGTGTATGGTATGATCAGATGTTACGGCTTATGCTGAAATGCTTGTGTGTTGtagatctttttttaaatcaccaTAGTTTTCAAACATTCAAAGTTATCACTACTCATAGTAAAAATCACATATTTATACACATTCACTCCTGTGTCACTACATTGTACATCGCCTGTCATTCAGCTCAGATTGCTGTGAAAATACAAATGCTCATTGCTAACACGTGTTGGACTTTTTcttatgatttgaaataaaagtctGCAGATTGCCTGTCGTGGTTCAGTGTTCTTTCTGTAGTTGGCTGGAGTTAACAGCTGAAGAGTTGTAtctgtaatttaattaataaacaagGAGTTATCTTCACAGAATAAATGTGTAAACAGCTTGATTTTGCTCAAACTGAAACAATCACACTGGGTATCTTCATCATGCCTA containing:
- the LOC105343016 gene encoding REST corepressor 3 isoform X2 yields the protein MMVMAEKNLVDIRNGRRSRCSSPNESDDSSDDSDHGGGMRVGSDYQAKVPEYKPEIKPDPRNDAILVWAPAIDLSDGKVDEYVNIAKEKHGYNTEQALGMLFWHKHNIEKALADLPNFTPFPDEWTVEDKVLFEQAFSFHGKSFHRIRQMLPDKSIASLVKYYYSWKKSRSRTSLMDKQAKKLSKTGDSDEESDSNGKRSGDEEETPKENGKEEKDTCGNCGIRTTQLHITPKGSLCNSCYQYWSDHAYRRTGVMRTAGPKRHDHGQHRHNPMKHKRKPPRGMHLNYEDLQVIVNGPLSQADALLKSLDQELVSLKRQVQNNKQMLSLQKHKMVAGIDDVKPPETNPRINARWTNEELLLAVQGVRKYGKDFQAISEVIGNKTEAHVRSFFVNFRKRYNLDEVLAEYEAEHGKSDSSDKLENDEKEDEKMEVEIKEEINGTEDSANTNSPASSSAPPPLLKQPQAPGLKVPQIAQQSRLNPPQRTILQQPPPLIRPASSVPAPKSVTSSS
- the LOC105343016 gene encoding REST corepressor 1 isoform X4: MMVMAEKNLVDIRNGRRSRCSSPNESDDSSDDSDHEGGGMRVGSDYQAKVPEYKPEIKPDPRNDAILVWAPAIDLSDGKVDEYVNIAKEKHGYNTEQALGMLFWHKHNIEKALADLPNFTPFPDEWTVEDKVLFEQAFSFHGKSFHRIRQMLPDKSIASLVKYYYSWKKSRSRTSLMDKQAKKLSKTGDSDEESDSNGKRSGDEEETPKENGKEEKDTCGNCGIRTTQLHITPKGSLCNSCYQYWSDHAYRRTGVMRTAGPKRHDHGQHRHNPMKHKRKPPRGMHLNYEDLQVIVNGPLSQADALLKSLDQELVSLKRQVQNNKQMLSLQKHKMVAGIDDVKPPETNPRINARWTNEELLLAVQGVRKYGKDFQAISEVIGNKTEAHVRSFFVNFRKRYNLDEVLAEYEAEHGKSDSSDKLENDEKEDEKMEVEIKEEINGTEDSANTNSPASSSAPPPLLKQPQAPGLKVPQIAQQSSPPPMES
- the LOC105343016 gene encoding REST corepressor 3 isoform X1, producing MMVMAEKNLVDIRNGRRSRCSSPNESDDSSDDSDHEGGGMRVGSDYQAKVPEYKPEIKPDPRNDAILVWAPAIDLSDGKVDEYVNIAKEKHGYNTEQALGMLFWHKHNIEKALADLPNFTPFPDEWTVEDKVLFEQAFSFHGKSFHRIRQMLPDKSIASLVKYYYSWKKSRSRTSLMDKQAKKLSKTGDSDEESDSNGKRSGDEEETPKENGKEEKDTCGNCGIRTTQLHITPKGSLCNSCYQYWSDHAYRRTGVMRTAGPKRHDHGQHRHNPMKHKRKPPRGMHLNYEDLQVIVNGPLSQADALLKSLDQELVSLKRQVQNNKQMLSLQKHKMVAGIDDVKPPETNPRINARWTNEELLLAVQGVRKYGKDFQAISEVIGNKTEAHVRSFFVNFRKRYNLDEVLAEYEAEHGKSDSSDKLENDEKEDEKMEVEIKEEINGTEDSANTNSPASSSAPPPLLKQPQAPGLKVPQIAQQSRLNPPQRTILQQPPPLIRPASSVPAPKSVTSSS
- the LOC105343016 gene encoding REST corepressor 3 isoform X5 translates to MMVMAEKNLVDIRNGRRSRCSSPNESDDSSDDSDHGGGMRVGSDYQAKVPEYKPEIKPDPRNDAILVWAPAIDLSDGKVDEYVNIAKEKHGYNTEQALGMLFWHKHNIEKALADLPNFTPFPDEWTVEDKVLFEQAFSFHGKSFHRIRQMLPDKSIASLVKYYYSWKKSRSRTSLMDKQAKKLSKTGDSDEESDSNGKRSGDEEETPKENGKEEKDTCGNCGIRTTQLHITPKGSLCNSCYQYWRRTGVMRTAGPKRHDHGQHRHNPMKHKRKPPRGMHLNYEDLQVIVNGPLSQADALLKSLDQELVSLKRQVQNNKQMLSLQKHKMVAGIDDVKPPETNPRINARWTNEELLLAVQGVRKYGKDFQAISEVIGNKTEAHVRSFFVNFRKRYNLDEVLAEYEAEHGKSDSSDKLENDEKEDEKMEVEIKEEINGTEDSANTNSPASSSAPPPLLKQPQAPGLKVPQIAQQSRLNPPQRTILQQPPPLIRPASSVPAPKSVTSSS